Within Acanthochromis polyacanthus isolate Apoly-LR-REF ecotype Palm Island chromosome 3, KAUST_Apoly_ChrSc, whole genome shotgun sequence, the genomic segment gCACAAGCTGTACGATGCGTTGGTCCTGCAGCTGGAGGAACACATCATCCGTCTCCGGGAGGAGCTGGACCGAGAGCGGGAGGAGAGGAGCTTCTTCCAGCTGGAGCGGGACAAGATCCAGGCTCTGTGGGAGATCTCCAAGAGGAACCTGGAGGAGACCAAGGCCGAGCTGAGGAACCAACacagggagaaggaggaggccGAGGAGCGCCACCGAGTGGAGATCACAGTGAGCTGCACACCCAGTCACCGAAAATTATTATAACCTAAAACTAACCTTATTATAACCTAAAACTAACCTTAATGTAACCTAAAACTAACtttattttaacccaaatttAATCCTAACCTAAATTCAAGCTAAATTTCTTCTCGCTTTAAGCTAACTGTAAGCTAGCTTTATGTTGACTTTAAGCTGACTTTGTTAACTTTACACTAACTTTAACTCTAAGCTAACTTTATGCTAACTTTATGCAGACTTTAAGCTAACTTTATGCTAACTTCACACTAACTTTAACTGCCCTGACCGGCTGTTTTATGGCTGTTTCTTCAGGTGTACAAGCAGAAGCTGAAGCATGTTCTGTCGGAGCACCACAACACGACGACAGAGCAGAAGCTGGAGGGCGTGGCCTCGTCCTCACTGGTCCAGAACAGGCACCGGGAGGCGGAGCTCAGGCTGTGCAAAGATGTTGAGGGCCTGCAGGCAGAACTCAAGGAGAAGAAGCTCCACGGCGAGAGCTCCATCAAGGAGCTGAAACTGGTGATGTTCTCTGAGAACCAGCGTCACGCTTATTTCTCCTCCTGAACGGCATGAAAACACTCTCTTCTTCTCCACAGAAACACCAGGTGGAGCTCATGGAGCTGACCAACCAGTACGACCGCAGGATGCGAGGTGAGACCCGCAGAACCTGCCGGAACCCTGGCAGAGGTGTTAGCTGGAGAACATTTAGCAGAAGACGACCCACAGCGAGTTCTCACATAGACGTTCCTTATAAATGTTCCTCACACAGTCTATTCCTGAACATTACTCATAAACGTTCCGTCCTCAGACATGGAGCTGAAGTTCCACCACCAGATGCAGTCTctgatggaggtggaggagaagcgtCGTCGGGCCGAGGTTCTGGAGCTGGAGGACCAGATGAAGAGCCGCGTGGTGGTTCTGCTGGAGGACCAGGACCGGGCTCTGCGGGGAGCCGAGGAGTTTTACGCTTCTGTCCAGaacaagctgctgctggatcAGAACATGCTGAAGGTGAGACGCTGGAGGGAACAGAACCAAGGTTCCAAAGGGCTGCTCACATCACGTTCTGTCTGCTGGTTCTGCAGGAGGAGCTGGCTGAGGTCCAGAAGAAGCAGAACCGAGCAGACAGAGAACTTTCAGCAGCTCAGCAGGAGAACCGACGTCTGACCGAGGTTCTGCAGGAGGCGGAGCAGAAGCTGCCAGAACTTCAGAGACGGCTGCAGGAACACAACGAGGCCAAGGCCAGGATGGAGGTAGGTTCTCCACCGGACCGAAGATCTGTACCGAACAGAACCTGAAGAAAACGatcgtctgaaaaaaaaagagaagagaagatagctcaaaaataaaattaagaagATAAACAAAACTGTCCAAGAGTATATTATATattctattattttatttttatgaataataacaaaaacattccaaaaataaaatcacaaaattatCCTAAACTGtcctgaaaacaaattaaatgccCATAAATGTGTGGATTTGTTCTTTAAGCTAAATTATctggacaaaaaggaaacaaaaaggaaagtaaaatggtaaaataaagaaaaactaaattcgTGAACTGGcctcaaaataaattaaaatgaaatagtcaaaatatgtgtgaaaataaaaaatgttcttgACTTAATatcagaaagaaaattacaaaatatttataaaatgtgcagaaaaaacgaaaataataaaatgtcataaaactaAAGCAATATTCTCAGATAGTtactaaaatgttggttttccctccaaaaaaattaaatatctccaaaaaaaagaatttcCCCAAATATGaggaatttaaataaataagatgtaaaatgtctgttaaatattaataaataaaaacaaactaccCCGTATTTAGAATAACATTCTTTAGTTAGTAAAAGGaaatgagaataaaaatgtttggttCAGAcgttcctggttctggttctggttgtggACAGGTGAGCCGGGCTCAGGTGAAGCTGATGGAGAAGGAGCTCAGAGATGTGACGGTGGAAcacgagctgctgctgcaggcctTCCACAAGGTCAGCTGCTTCTGCTACCTGGAGCTGTGGTCCAGACGGTTCTGGTGTGTTCTGACGGGTTCTGGTGTGTTCAGGTGGAGCAGGAGCGTGATGAGCTGCTGACCCGGCAGACGGAGGCGGTTCTGgacctgcagcagagcagcagcctgAAGGAGATGCTGCTGCAGAAGAAGCTGGAGGTTCTGACAGAA encodes:
- the LOC110965411 gene encoding dynein regulatory complex subunit 4, which codes for MPPKTKTKKAGKGKSSSVVDGLSTEEMSKDQLEEHIIRLREELDREREERSFFQLERDKIQALWEISKRNLEETKAELRNQHREKEEAEERHRVEITVYKQKLKHVLSEHHNTTTEQKLEGVASSSLVQNRHREAELRLCKDVEGLQAELKEKKLHGESSIKELKLKHQVELMELTNQYDRRMRDMELKFHHQMQSLMEVEEKRRRAEVLELEDQMKSRVVVLLEDQDRALRGAEEFYASVQNKLLLDQNMLKEELAEVQKKQNRADRELSAAQQENRRLTEVLQEAEQKLPELQRRLQEHNEAKARMEVSRAQVKLMEKELRDVTVEHELLLQAFHKVEQERDELLTRQTEAVLDLQQSSSLKEMLLQKKLEVLTETLQKKEAQLCSALTATSTEAGNSATNRLEEIQQHHQVSVGSLQQDLAQDCQGYNELLLTCRERLKTLGVSLHDFPFRPAEQILNRAKP